The proteins below are encoded in one region of Microscilla marina ATCC 23134:
- a CDS encoding helix-turn-helix domain-containing protein: MPKPKSIVVLPFANLSTSNENEFFSDGITEEIINALTRIPGLRVTSRTSSFYFKNKHLPVTNIGQQLNVALLLEGSVRLAGDQMRITAQLIDAAEDVHLWSETWDRKVDHIFDIQDEVSLLVADKAREFLGHFDIQAQLINPQTQSYQAYEWYLKGRFYFRKWNPEDAQKSVTCFEQALKLDPHHAESLLGLADALGFLATTGAMEHATAWQRAEVCINQALVINHQLPEAHYQRSNLLFFTQGNYSMAVQAAVQAHKLNPNYAEANQHLTFLYLIAGNNIEAKAHLDQLLMFDPLSQETRFFHAFFLYQQHHFAQSLDILNQSLQTNQLNVPAHTLKCYCLLKLGRADEVKGYFDELPPGIMVEGDKLGVEALRYAFRQDTTNTYRVLKALEERAKLPAGFRENSFLLFVYAVLHQTDKAFAWVSAELEKKSPFLLMHYSDVMVDDLKTDPRYEVFRKKIYAVKTGNNADKPPKKPLIAEAEVEEYAQKLRMYLINEKPYLDNNLSLKLLAKALGMHANQLSWLINEKMGENFNQLINSYRVQQFKQLAQNPANAHLSIIGLAFESGFNSKTVFNTYFKKETGLTPKQWIKAL, encoded by the coding sequence ATGCCCAAACCAAAATCTATTGTGGTGTTGCCCTTTGCCAACCTAAGTACCAGCAACGAAAACGAGTTTTTTAGCGATGGTATTACCGAAGAAATCATCAATGCGCTTACCCGTATACCAGGGCTTAGGGTAACCTCTCGCACCTCTTCATTTTATTTTAAAAATAAACACCTTCCTGTAACCAACATAGGGCAGCAACTCAATGTAGCCTTATTGCTAGAGGGGAGTGTGCGGTTGGCAGGTGATCAAATGCGCATCACAGCACAATTGATTGATGCAGCAGAAGATGTTCATTTATGGTCGGAAACCTGGGACAGAAAAGTAGACCATATTTTTGACATTCAAGATGAGGTGAGCCTACTGGTTGCTGACAAGGCAAGGGAGTTTTTAGGCCATTTTGATATTCAGGCACAATTAATCAATCCGCAAACTCAAAGCTACCAAGCGTATGAGTGGTACCTTAAGGGGCGATTTTATTTTCGGAAGTGGAACCCCGAAGATGCCCAAAAAAGCGTGACTTGTTTTGAGCAAGCCTTAAAGTTAGATCCCCACCATGCCGAATCATTATTGGGGCTTGCCGATGCTTTGGGCTTTTTGGCTACTACCGGAGCAATGGAGCATGCCACCGCCTGGCAACGTGCCGAAGTTTGTATCAATCAAGCACTTGTCATCAATCACCAACTCCCCGAAGCCCACTATCAACGTTCAAACTTACTTTTTTTTACTCAGGGCAATTATAGCATGGCTGTGCAGGCAGCTGTACAAGCGCACAAGTTGAACCCTAATTATGCAGAAGCAAACCAGCATTTGACTTTTTTGTATTTGATTGCAGGCAACAATATTGAAGCAAAAGCACACCTTGACCAGCTACTTATGTTTGATCCTCTTTCGCAGGAAACCCGTTTTTTTCACGCCTTTTTTTTATACCAACAACACCACTTTGCCCAATCCCTTGATATACTCAACCAATCGCTGCAAACAAACCAGCTCAACGTACCTGCTCATACCCTCAAGTGTTATTGTTTGCTAAAATTGGGCAGAGCAGACGAGGTAAAAGGTTATTTTGATGAGTTGCCCCCAGGCATAATGGTAGAAGGTGACAAACTAGGGGTAGAAGCATTGCGCTATGCCTTTCGGCAAGATACAACCAATACTTACCGGGTGCTGAAAGCCCTGGAAGAACGAGCCAAACTACCTGCGGGATTTCGTGAAAACTCTTTTCTTTTGTTTGTGTATGCAGTGCTCCACCAAACCGACAAAGCGTTTGCCTGGGTCAGTGCTGAACTTGAAAAAAAATCACCCTTTTTACTCATGCATTACTCAGATGTAATGGTAGATGACCTAAAAACTGATCCCAGGTATGAGGTGTTCAGAAAGAAAATTTATGCAGTAAAAACAGGCAACAATGCTGATAAGCCACCCAAAAAGCCGCTCATTGCCGAAGCCGAAGTAGAAGAGTATGCCCAAAAACTTCGGATGTATCTTATCAACGAAAAGCCTTACCTTGACAACAACTTATCACTAAAACTGCTTGCCAAAGCCTTGGGCATGCATGCCAATCAATTGTCGTGGTTGATCAACGAAAAAATGGGGGAAAACTTCAACCAATTGATCAACTCTTACCGGGTTCAGCAATTTAAGCAACTCGCACAAAATCCGGCAAATGCCCACTTAAGCATTATTGGACTGGCTTTTGAAAGCGGCTTTAACTCAAAAACAGTTTTTAATACTTACTTTAAAAAAGAAACCGGGCTCACCCCCAAACAGTGGATAAAGGCGCTTTAG
- a CDS encoding DUF4386 domain-containing protein: protein MFANISSKQQGKIAGWLYIIIAVLGIFSIAYVPSVIVSEQAAITLQNLKNHLILFKWGVFADILIGLFEVVLTALLYQLFCQVGKITAIAATYARILMVAIMGVNLLIYLAPVVVVSSPALSQLFTSVELARYTQIAFSLHATGILVWGFFFGLHLLFLSWLVVKSPKHPAWLGYIMWVGSLGYLLESFNKICLGNNAILAIVSGVLLAAVVIGELGFGLWLMVKGEKELK from the coding sequence ATGTTCGCAAATATCTCATCAAAACAACAAGGAAAAATCGCTGGCTGGCTATATATCATCATTGCCGTTTTGGGTATATTTAGCATTGCCTATGTACCCAGTGTCATTGTATCAGAACAGGCAGCAATTACCCTTCAAAACTTAAAAAATCACCTGATACTATTTAAATGGGGAGTATTCGCCGATATATTGATAGGTTTGTTTGAAGTGGTATTGACGGCATTACTGTATCAACTATTTTGTCAGGTGGGCAAAATCACCGCTATTGCAGCTACCTATGCCCGTATATTAATGGTGGCTATAATGGGGGTAAACCTGCTGATATACCTCGCCCCGGTAGTGGTAGTGTCATCGCCTGCTTTGAGCCAGCTTTTTACTTCAGTCGAACTAGCCCGTTATACCCAAATAGCCTTTAGTCTACACGCAACGGGCATTCTGGTTTGGGGGTTCTTTTTTGGGTTACACCTACTATTTTTGAGTTGGTTGGTGGTCAAATCGCCTAAACACCCAGCTTGGTTGGGGTATATAATGTGGGTGGGAAGTTTGGGGTACCTGCTTGAGTCGTTCAATAAAATTTGTTTGGGCAACAATGCGATACTTGCAATTGTATCGGGTGTATTGTTGGCCGCAGTAGTGATAGGTGAGCTAGGTTTTGGTCTGTGGTTGATGGTGAAAGGTGAGAAGGAGTTAAAGTAA
- a CDS encoding GNAT family N-acetyltransferase, with protein sequence MNEQTKNQINTVRQGQASRRASSVKVEERTPTPLEYAKLRDSARWDKMDLKTIEQGLKNSIFSVCATFENEVVGCGRVIGDGALYFYIQDVIVVPAFQKKGIGEFIMNEIMKFLATVADQNAFVGLMSAEGGTGFYERYGFEERPGNETGMLKIWRKKTV encoded by the coding sequence ATGAACGAGCAAACCAAAAATCAAATAAATACTGTCAGACAAGGACAGGCTTCGCGTAGAGCCAGCTCGGTAAAGGTAGAGGAACGTACCCCTACTCCACTGGAATATGCTAAATTAAGGGACTCGGCAAGATGGGATAAAATGGACTTGAAGACCATCGAGCAAGGATTAAAAAATTCTATTTTCTCGGTATGTGCTACTTTCGAAAATGAAGTAGTAGGTTGCGGCAGGGTAATAGGTGACGGAGCCTTATACTTTTATATTCAAGATGTCATTGTAGTACCTGCTTTTCAGAAAAAAGGCATTGGCGAATTTATTATGAACGAAATCATGAAGTTCTTAGCCACTGTTGCCGACCAAAATGCATTTGTTGGGCTTATGTCAGCAGAAGGGGGCACAGGTTTTTATGAAAGATACGGATTCGAAGAACGTCCAGGCAATGAAACTGGGATGTTGAAGATATGGCGAAAAAAAACAGTGTAA